A single genomic interval of Macadamia integrifolia cultivar HAES 741 chromosome 6, SCU_Mint_v3, whole genome shotgun sequence harbors:
- the LOC122082738 gene encoding proline--tRNA ligase, chloroplastic/mitochondrial-like: protein MINQWENVTRWELRTKPFIRTLEFLWQEGHTAHATLEEAEEEALKMVDVYKSFAYEQAAIPVIAGRKSRLETFAGALRTYTIEAMMGD, encoded by the exons ATGATTAATCAG TGGGAAAATGTCACAAGATGGGAATTGAGGACAAAACCTTTCATTAGGACCCTTGAATTTTTGTGGCAAGAGGGTCATACAGCGCATGCAACCCTTGAAGAGGCAGAAGAAGAG GCATTAAAAATGGTCGATGTCTATAAAAGCTTTGCTTATGAGCAAGCAGCAATACCTGTCATTGCAGGTCGAAAATCTAGGCTTGAGACATTTGCTGGTGCTCTGAGGACATATACAATTGAAGCCATGATGGGTGATTGA